The nucleotide window CTTAAATATAAAACTATTTTTCACTTGCTTCCATTCATATTTAAATAAATGTACGTTTATTATTCTAAGAATATTCTAAGAATACATACTCAGTAAACTAGTTAAATTTGCGCCCGCGCATTGCGGCGGGGACCCAATaactgcaaaacgcgtgtcagtaacgataagcagataccgaatatcaaaacataaataaaaatgtcgtgaaaAGAATAGTCAATCTGTCCTAaaaaagcgattttaaataacctaatatataataataggacccacacgtcctacacgttggaaattcggttgttttcagttcagttattacggtgctaacacgttaaaatatggatgagctcggtacctgtAACGGCATCGAAAGTACCGATCTAGAAAATCAttgaaattaggtaccggcaccgaaaattctcggtacaatacggtatggtatttgaaggtaaaaatcaataaatataggtatggtgctagaccaatgtcgaaccgaaagtaacgattctgaaaacgccaaaaggtgggtaccaaattggtaccgaaaatgatttggtatagtaaatttggtaccgatacgataccggtttgattacaggatttgatacgatttgcttatcaataatctaaatatccaagttaattttacacgctacaattcattcattacgtaaaaagacaaaaaaataaagcaaaataagttgtgtatataaaacctcattcaaatgAAACACAGTTTactttacttactgtgtgtatgaaaagtaatctaaactgtgcaattacttgcattgctacgttgctacaggatttgatgagctcggtaccaaccggtaccgaaaataccgttaccgaaatccccaaaagtgggtaccgataccaaatatacctggtacagtacggcttgatacggtcggtactggtacgacaccagtatttgagggtaaaacctgatgaataccggtgccgaacggaTACCGAAAATATACTCAGTTTGGTAAATATGATACTGGTATCGGTACCTGATACTATTCATTCATTTCTGTTTTTATTACTTTTCATTCAAttctctttttaatatttatttgttattactgttcattcactttctctttttaatatatagataaataCATTAGTACATATGTAATATTCGTAACATTCATTATAAACATTAAATAATATATAGTTATTGCTTTATACATTTATATTTTGATACATGACTTTTTCGTTTTCTACCATGACGAGGTGGACCAATATTGTCCGAACAACACCAGTACTAATATCGGTATCTGATTTTATGGTTTTCTCGATATTTCTATTATTTGATTTTATGGTTTTCTTGATATATCTATCGATGCTGTGACGAATGAAACGATTCTAAGCAAATAACATCAAAACGCATATCTTTATTATTTAAATCACTACAAATATTGGTACTATTCAAATCTCTACAGATACTATAACAAACAAACTAATTCCGATTGAATTCGTGTTATAACACGTATAAATTCCCACTAGTTTTGTTATTTCAAGAATACATATTCAGAATATCCATTACTTCTAGGGGTGAGTAGAAAACCaaaataaccgaaccgtaaccgaaataaccgaaaaatcCAGACCGAAAAAAACAAACCAAAACAAAATAGCttagaaggttaggtttatgtgaaTAATATTAATTTGAAAGACGAAATATattaacttaaatgtaaacatttaaGAAAGATTTCTAAACTTTGAATTATACTTTTAAgttttgaatcttacataatttgtttcaaaaaccgaaaaaaccgaaaaaCCAAACCGTTCctaaaaccgaaataaccgaaaccgaacggtttttaaaaactaaaaaCCGAACTTTCGGTTACGATTTTGATTTTACCAAAAAACCGAACATAACcaaaccgaaccgtgcacacccctaattAATTCATATGTAATATTTTCAACATTAAAAGTTGTTATTGCTTTACACActtaaataatttaaataatttaTGATTGTCATTAATGCATTTAGTGCAGAAGTAATTCTAATATTTTTACTCAACAAAATGAACAAATGTTCAGATACACACACATTTAAAAATGATAATATTatcttttttataaaataataaaataataataaaataattctcCGACTTAAAAGCATGTTGCTTTTGTAATAACCTATAAAGTAATAAGCCAATCCACGTATCTTAAGCACACCTACTTATCATATCCCTAATTTCTCGCCTTATTATCTCGTTCAACTCGTATCATTTCACCACTCTATATATATCTCGTCACTCGCtcattctttctctctctctctctctctaaaactctctactttctctctctacaattcTCGCACAGACGGAGAGAGTCTGAAACCCTCCGATCCGATTTCGGAACATCTCCTCAGCCAATTCGAAGGTAACGCCTGTTTTGATTTCCGATCATAACCTAAATTTAGATAGATATAGTGATTATACGTATAGATTGTTCATTTGCTATGTGTTTATGCATGATTATGTATATATGTGTTTTGCGTCATATACGTGTTTGATTTTGTAAATTTAGGTTAATTTCTCGTTGAATGTGCGAAATCCATGTTTAGTTTGTTGAATCGTAAGGCGATTGAGGTTATATACTGTTCTTGTTTAATTTTAGACAATTTAGAGCAGGATTTTGTATTGATTTTGCGTTATATACGTCTAGAAATTTGGAAATTTAGGTTAAAATGTGCGAAATGCAAATTTAGTTTGGTGAATTGTAAGGCGAGTAAGGTTCTGATGTTCTTGTTTGATGTTACTAGATGATTTTATAAAGTTGTAATTGTGAATTGTTTATTGTTCATTGTTGATGTGTGTTTTTATACATTTTTTCGATTAAATCGGTTGCAGTTTTGGGGAGAAAGTGAAGTTATGGCGTCTCCTTTAAGCAGTGAGCTTGTTTTTTTGATACTTCAGTTTCTTGAGGAAGAGAATTTCAAAGAGACTATTCACAGGTAGGGTTTAATGGCTTTGGTTGTGGATTTTTAGGAAATTGTTGTTGTGGTTATGTGAatttttggtttgttttgttttggagGTTGGAGCGAGAATCTGGTTTTTTCTTTAATATGCGGTACTTGGAGGAATTGGTGAAGAATGGGGAATGGGATGAGGTGGAGAAGTACATTTCTGGATATACGAAGGTGGAAGACAATAGGTATTCGATGAAGATTTACTTCGAGATCAAAAAGCAGAAGTACTTGGAAGCTTTAGATAGGTATGTTTATATGCATTTTGTAATTTAGATTAGACCACGTTGTGAGTTAATGCGCGTTTGATTTGCAGGAAGGATGGCGCTAAAGCTCTTGAAATTCTAGTGAAGGACTTGAAAGTGTTTTCGGCTTTTAATGAAGACTTGTTTAAAGAAATAACGCTGCTTCTGACTTTGGATAATTTCAGGTGAACACATTAAGAGCTTCAGTTTTCGTGATGTTAATTTTTTACGTACATATGAAGTTTCTAAATTTTATTATACGATTTGGGAATTAATTAATGTTAAAAAAACGTGTGTTCAGAGAGAACGAACAATTATCCACATATGGAGATACCAATTCTGCTAGAGCTATAATGCTGACCGAACTTAAGAAGTTGATTGAAGCAAATCCCGTTTTTCGTGATAAGCTAACTTTTCCAAGTTTAAAGAGTTCAAGATTGAGGTCACTCATTAATCAAAGGTTTGTATCTTCGGTTGTCCATTTCCAGTCTTATAGGATATTTAAGCTTACTGTTTTTCTGGATTGTAGTTTGAACTGGCAACATCAACTGTGCAAAAACCCGAAGCCACATCCGGATATAAAAACCTTGTTTGTCGATCATACTTGTGGACCGTCACAGCCAATCGGTGCACATGCTTTATCCCCTGTTACCAATCCATTAATGGGTACCGTATCAAGGCCTCCAGGATTTCCACCTCTGGGTGCTCTCTTTGTAAGTGCAAAAAAAACATTTCTTATTATTATTCTATAGTGAACACGTATTTGACTTTTTCTTTCCTGTTCTGTATATCAAAGCCTTATCAGACAGCACCCACAGCACCTCTGCCGTCAAATCTCACCGGTTGGATGACAAATCCAGCTGTCGCGCGTGCATCACCGTCCAGCGGACCTATAAGTTTAATTCCGCCGAATATATCTGGTATGTGATTTAAAAATTATAAGCATTCATTGAGAATAAAAAAAGCCCTAAGATTTGTGTACTTTGTAGTGATTGCATCATAAATATGTCGAGTTTCCGCTTTGTTCGTGACCCCTTTATTTAATCTTTCATTTATTGCTATTTTCTTGCTGTTGTGGCAGCTATTCCAAAGCGCGCCAGGACTCCTCCTGGTAACGGTCCAGCTGTAGATTTTCAATCCGCTGATTCAGAACACGTGCCCAAAAGAACACGGGCATCCGGGACATCCGATGAAGTATGAACTACTCTGGCTGTTATTGCGGCTACTTTGAATTGCTTTCTGTTTTTCAATACTTTTTTTTTCCTTAAAATGGAACATTCAACTACGTGCTAAAGGCTGCATAGATCTCGGTACAGGTCAACCTTACGCCTGTATATGTGTCACCCGTTGGTTACAGTGGTCAAAGTTCATCGTCATCTGAAGATCTCCCGAAAGCTGTTATGATGACCCTAAATCAGGGTTCAGCTGTTAAGAGTATGGACTTTCACCCCAAACAGCAAATCCAGCTTCTTGGTTAGTTGACTTAGTTCCATATGCTATAACATATTAATCTTCGTTTTTAATCATTGGTATTTATTTAATGCGGTcacttgttttgttttgtgttgGGAAATCGTAAGTTGGAACGAACGCTGGAGAATTCTTGTTATGGGATTTAAGCAGTCGGGAGAAGCTTACTCAGAAGAATTTTAAGGTTTGGGATCTCGGTGCTTGTTCAATGCCCTTTCAGACAACTCTGACCAACGATTATACCGCATCAGTCAACCGTGTAACTTGGAACCCTGATGGAACCTTTTTCGGTAACCTAATAACTATTGCAATCTTTCAAAGCACACGAATATAAACATCAACTGACTTTATGTATGCCCTTTTGATATTTGAATATAGGTGTTGCATACTCGAAGAACATTGTGCAGATATACTCGTATCATGGTGGTGCTGATATAAGAAATCACTTGGAGGTAGCTCGCTTCATCTGTTGGTTACTTTGTCATATATAATTATTTaaatacctttttaaaattttattaaatttggTTTAATACAGATTGAGGCCCACTGTGGCAGTGTTAACGATCTCGCTTTCTCTTACCCTAACAAAACACTCAGCATTGTAACGTGTGGAGATGATCGCTTGATAAAGGTTTGTATCTTATTACTTTTGCTTCATTTAGCGTTGTAAAATTATGAAATCTATCGCGTATAATGTGGTTCCATGCAGGTATGGAACGCAGTAACTGGGGAAAAACAGAATCAACTTGAAGGTCACGAAGCACCTGTATACTGTGTTTGCCCACATTTCAAAGAAAATATTCAGTTTATTTTCTCTACGGCAACTGACGGGAATATAAAGGCGTGGCTGTATGATAACGTGGGGTCCAGACTTGACTATGCTGCACCAGGTCTTTCACCGTCTGCCATGGCGTATAGTGATGACGGGACACGGTTATTTTCATGTGGGACGAATAAAGAAGGGCAATCTTTCATGGTGGAATGGAATGAAAGTGAAGGCGCTATCAAACGTATGTATAATGGGCTCGGGAAACGGGCTAATCGGCCTGTACAGTTTGATACTACGAAAAACCGCTACATTGTTGCTGGTGATGAGTGGTTGATTAAGTACTGGAATATGGACAATGCTAGTGTGTTGCTAGTCAGTGATGCTGAGGGTGGTTTACCGGTAATAATCTATCATACGTTCATAGTATTTGTTAATTAAAATATAAGCGTTTTCTACTTGCTGGGTTATAAAATTATTCATTTGCAGGCTTCTCCTTGTGTTCGGTTTAACTTAGAAGGAATCTTATTGGCTGTTTCGACAAGTGATAACGGAATCAAAATACTAGCGAACTCAGATGGAATTCGGGTTCTAAAACCTATGGAGAATCGTTCGTCTGCGGTGAAGGTAAAAGATATTATTGTTCTTTTTCATTATTCAAATTGTAGAATCAGATTATTTATGAATCCGAGAACATGAATAGACTTCTGCGTTGACCACATCTGGTGCTACTGTTACTGCTAATGCAACTGGTGGACCAAGTGTCATGGATATAGTTACCACAACACCCCCCTTAACAATGACGGTGAGTGttattgttttcagttttccagaTATTGGTTATATAATTAAATATTCATGGGGTGTGATTATAGAATACCGAAAATCAGAATTCGGTAGAAAGGCCCAGAACTGGAGATGAAGCTACCGACAAATCTAGAATGTGGAAAGTGACAGAAATCTCAGAACCATCACATTGTCGTTGCTTAAGGTTTCCAGATAATACATCTTCAGCAATGCGGGTATGCCGTACGCGTTATAATATTTAATTGCATTTAAGCTCATTTCTTAGTAGATACGATTATCAAACATTTGACCTGTCATATAATGTTGTCTGCATTACAGGTCACAAGATTAATGTACACAAATTCTGGACATGGAGTTTTAGCTCTAGTAGCCAATGCTGTCCATAAACTATGGAAATGGCAGAAAACCGATCATAATTCTACTGAGAAGGTATTTATACATCTTGTTAATCCcattttaatttaatctttttGGTGATTAATGATTATGGATATTTGGCTGCATTAGGCAACTGCCAGTGTGGCACCGCAGCTATGGCAACCGACTAGTGGTATATTGATGACAAACGATATTAGTGATACAAACACCGAGGATTCCATTGCATGTTTTGCATTATCTAGAAACGACTCTTATGTTGCGTCCGCTTCAGGCGGAAAGATTTCTTTGTTTAATATGATGACGTTTAAGGTAACCTTAACCTCATGCTTTATTGTTAATTTGTTATCTAATATTTATACCATTGCATCCGTTTTTTTATTCTTAATATGCAGACTATGACTACATTTATGCCAACTCCGCCTGCAGCAACGTTTCTGCTCTTTCATCCTCGCGATAACAATATTATTGCCGTAGGCATGGATGATTCGTCAATCCATATATACAATGTCCGGGTCGATGaggttgttttttaatttttttgtatttatttttattgaaaACCTAAGTCAATTAAGTAATTGTTTACTATTTGTTTGACCAGGTCAAAACCAAGCTTAAAGGCCATCACAAAAGAGTCACGGGCCTTGCATTCTCTACTGTTCTTAATGTTCTAGTATCTTCTGGTGCTGATTCTCAGGTAACATTCCATTCCGCTGTcataggggtgctaaacgggttgTGTTCGCGGGTTGGTGGGTCCAATCCGACCCGGACCCAAAAATTTTAGACGAACCTGAACACGTGTCATACgtatgaacccgaacacgacctaAATATTTgcaggttgacccgaacacggCCTGTTCAACcccaattttttaattttatgtcGCAAATCagtatattaaaattaaaatttttctacaaaaaacacaaatgtatataatacaattacattttaattataaaatcttatgtcaGTTTCTCTTTTTTAGTTATAATCATGGCATAAAATACTCACCCAAtttaaaacatattgtaaaaaaacaaaatataatatTAATGGGTAAAACGGGTTGACATGAACCAGACCCGAACCCATTTAGACTAAAAACGTGTATTAATCGAATTAACAGTAaggaatttttatttttaattttttatttgtgCAGTTGTGTGTGTGGAACACTGATGGATGGGAGAAGCAGACTAGTCGACAACTGCAAATTCCCGGGGGACGCGTTGCGGCTCCCTTTGCGGACACTCATGTACAATTTCACCATGATCAAAAACATCTGCTAGTGGTTCATGGAACTCAGATAGCCATTTATGAAGCTCCTAAACTGGAATGTTTGAAGCAGGTCTGTTTCTTAATCTTAAATGAATCCAGTGGTGAGTTATCTTTCTTGTTATATTATTGATTGTAACTTATTTATGCCGTCCGTGTTTAGTGGGGCCCCCGAGAAGCAAGTGGTGCAATCACACATGCTGCTTACTCATGTGATAGCCAGACGATATATGTCACTTTTGAGGACGGAAGTATTGATATTCTAACAGCATCCTCCCTCAGATTGCGCTGTCGGGTCAGTCCAACCTCGTATCTGCCCGCAAATCCAAAGTGAGTATTTGTGTTTCTCCATTTCATATGTTATGATATGTAGCATTATTAGTGTCTGTGTGTGCGTGCGTGCGCGTAAAGGCATATATATAGGGGTGGATTTAGATGAGTACCGTAAAATATTTTGaaattatttttaaaacttgaTAACCgctaataaatattttattacgTGGTGGCATTTTCGTATCCAAAGTGAGTATTTGTGTTTCTCCATTTCATATGTTATGATATGTAGCATTATTAGTGTCTGTGTGTGTGCGCGCGTGCGCGCAaagacatatatatataggggtggaTTTAGATGAGTACCGTAAAATATTTCGaaattatttttaaaacttgataaacgctaataaatattttattacgtggtggcattttcgtaatttaGATAAATAAAATTACGTCGCATTAGAATTTGATTCACCGGTGAATACATGTAGACGGTAGTTTCTAATAACGTATTCACTACACTATATCTGGTATTTACGTTAATTAGGAAAATGTCAACACGTTCATATAGTGTATTCATGCATTGGTGTTTAACTGTGTGCTTACATTTAGTGTATGAATACATTATGTTTTTACATgttaattacgaaaatgccactaCATAAAAATACTCATTAAGCAGATTTGACGGTAAATAAATCGTTTTATATGAATTTATCACTACACACATACatgcagagagagagagagagagagagagagacatgtatgtatatatgtatatgcaCTTGTtcattgtatattgtatatgttGTGATTTTGTTGCAGGCCAAGGGTGTATCCACTTGTGGTTGCTGCACATCCATCTGAACCGAATCAGTTTGCTTTGGGACTTACGGATGGTGGGGTGTGTGTATTCGAGCCACTTGAGTCTGAAGGGAAATGGGGGAGCGCACCTGGTGTTGAAGGTGGTGCTGGCCCAAGTACTAGTGCTGTGGCGGCTGCTGCAAACTCAACCGATCAAGCTTAGAGATGGTGCGTTTTTAGACTAAAAAACCTCCCAGAGCCACAAAGATTTAGGTGGTACAGATTCTGTTTTTAACATAGAGTTTAGACTAGAGGGGCAACATGTTACTGCTGTTGCTGTTACCTTTAGAAACTAGCAGAAGTTTCGGTTCATTTTGTGATAGCTATGAAGAACACAAGCAAAAGGGGTGGGATTTGGGGAACATGTGATAGCTCAAATCTTTCAAACTATATTTAGATAAcctactcttttttttttttttttttctaatggtTTGACATGTTCGTCTCATAAGTCTATATAAATACGTGCTGTACGTGTTTATGAAAGGTTTATACTTGGCTCATAATTTATAAACCTTTACAAATACACGTTCTAATAAGTGTTTTTTTTACAAATACACGTTCTAATAAGTGTTTTTTTACAAATACATGTTCTAATAAGTGTTTTTTTTACAAATACACGTTCTAATAAGTGTTTTTTTACAAATACATGTTCTAATAAGTGTTTTTTTCAAATACATGTTCTAATAAGTGTTTTTTTAAGGTTTATGAGCCTTTTTAAGGTTTATGTTTGGCTCATAAACCTTTACAAATACGTGCATTTGGAAGATTGCTATAGTTATGAGAATACCAAACATCACTCATGCCTTTGATGATGGAATCAAAAATTGTGTTCGGActtttagagggtgtttgggattacgttttgaagtgattatttgattattgcgtttgtaaaacataaataatctaaaaaaatgtttggatgaaaaagtgattatctgcctccaaaacgcagttttggagaaaCATGTACCATATGTTTTTTCAAACGCAattttgaaaacgcataatctattttgaaaacgcaacaccaaacacccctTAGTTGATTCCGATACAAGGGGGTAGGATTGTCGGATGACGTTCTACAAGGGTCATTTGGTATTTACCctaagtaaatgagtcataaatGTTTTATTACCATGACGGTATGTAAATTAATACAGGAACATGGTAAAAATAAACAGGAACATGGTAAAAATAAAAGTTTAAACATATGCTAAAAGCAGCAATCTATTTTTCAGGTGATGAGGGATGAAAATCGAAAGGGTTTCTATGAGGGTGTTTGAGATTGAGTTTGAAAATGAGTTATTGACATTGTAGgctttttcaaaaagccaataagttaaAAAATAGTATTTGTCATTGACAAAAGTGTTTTTTATTTTGGCGTTTCAAGGAgtaaaaaattgtttttaaaaacCACAAAAACCTATTTTTAAACGGCTTTTGACATTTtgaatatacaattacaatttaca belongs to Helianthus annuus cultivar XRQ/B chromosome 5, HanXRQr2.0-SUNRISE, whole genome shotgun sequence and includes:
- the LOC110940331 gene encoding topless-related protein 4 isoform X1, with the translated sequence MASPLSSELVFLILQFLEEENFKETIHRLERESGFFFNMRYLEELVKNGEWDEVEKYISGYTKVEDNRYSMKIYFEIKKQKYLEALDRKDGAKALEILVKDLKVFSAFNEDLFKEITLLLTLDNFRENEQLSTYGDTNSARAIMLTELKKLIEANPVFRDKLTFPSLKSSRLRSLINQSLNWQHQLCKNPKPHPDIKTLFVDHTCGPSQPIGAHALSPVTNPLMGTVSRPPGFPPLGALFPYQTAPTAPLPSNLTGWMTNPAVARASPSSGPISLIPPNISAIPKRARTPPGNGPAVDFQSADSEHVPKRTRASGTSDEISVQVNLTPVYVSPVGYSGQSSSSSEDLPKAVMMTLNQGSAVKSMDFHPKQQIQLLVGTNAGEFLLWDLSSREKLTQKNFKVWDLGACSMPFQTTLTNDYTASVNRVTWNPDGTFFGVAYSKNIVQIYSYHGGADIRNHLEIEAHCGSVNDLAFSYPNKTLSIVTCGDDRLIKVWNAVTGEKQNQLEGHEAPVYCVCPHFKENIQFIFSTATDGNIKAWLYDNVGSRLDYAAPGLSPSAMAYSDDGTRLFSCGTNKEGQSFMVEWNESEGAIKRMYNGLGKRANRPVQFDTTKNRYIVAGDEWLIKYWNMDNASVLLVSDAEGGLPASPCVRFNLEGILLAVSTSDNGIKILANSDGIRVLKPMENRSSAVKTSALTTSGATVTANATGGPSVMDIVTTTPPLTMTNTENQNSVERPRTGDEATDKSRMWKVTEISEPSHCRCLRFPDNTSSAMRVTRLMYTNSGHGVLALVANAVHKLWKWQKTDHNSTEKATASVAPQLWQPTSGILMTNDISDTNTEDSIACFALSRNDSYVASASGGKISLFNMMTFKTMTTFMPTPPAATFLLFHPRDNNIIAVGMDDSSIHIYNVRVDEVKTKLKGHHKRVTGLAFSTVLNVLVSSGADSQLCVWNTDGWEKQTSRQLQIPGGRVAAPFADTHVQFHHDQKHLLVVHGTQIAIYEAPKLECLKQWGPREASGAITHAAYSCDSQTIYVTFEDGSIDILTASSLRLRCRVSPTSYLPANPKPRVYPLVVAAHPSEPNQFALGLTDGGVCVFEPLESEGKWGSAPGVEGGAGPSTSAVAAAANSTDQA
- the LOC110940331 gene encoding topless-related protein 4 isoform X3 encodes the protein MASPLSSELVFLILQFLEEENFKETIHRLERESGFFFNMRYLEELVKNGEWDEVEKYISGYTKVEDNRYSMKIYFEIKKQKYLEALDRKDGAKALEILVKDLKVFSAFNEDLFKEITLLLTLDNFRENEQLSTYGDTNSARAIMLTELKKLIEANPVFRDKLTFPSLKSSRLRSLINQSLNWQHQLCKNPKPHPDIKTLFVDHTCGPSQPIGAHALSPVTNPLMGTVSRPPGFPPLGALFPYQTAPTAPLPSNLTGWMTNPAVARASPSSGPISLIPPNISAIPKRARTPPGNGPAVDFQSADSEHVPKRTRASGTSDEISVQVNLTPVYVSPVGYSGQSSSSSEDLPKAVMMTLNQGSAVKSMDFHPKQQIQLLVGTNAGEFLLWDLSSREKLTQKNFKVWDLGACSMPFQTTLTNDYTASVNRVTWNPDGTFFGVAYSKNIVQIYSYHGGADIRNHLEIEAHCGSVNDLAFSYPNKTLSIVTCGDDRLIKVWNAVTGEKQNQLEGHEAPVYCVCPHFKENIQFIFSTATDGNIKAWLYDNVGSRLDYAAPGLSPSAMAYSDDGTRLFSCGTNKEGQSFMVEWNESEGAIKRMYNGLGKRANRPVQFDTTKNRYIVAGDEWLIKYWNMDNASVLLVSDAEGGLPASPCVRFNLEGILLAVSTSDNGIKILANSDGIRVLKPMENRSSAVKTSALTTSGATVTANATGGPSVMDIVTTTPPLTMTNSVERPRTGDEATDKSRMWKVTEISEPSHCRCLRFPDNTSSAMRVTRLMYTNSGHGVLALVANAVHKLWKWQKTDHNSTEKATASVAPQLWQPTSGILMTNDISDTNTEDSIACFALSRNDSYVASASGGKISLFNMMTFKTMTTFMPTPPAATFLLFHPRDNNIIAVGMDDSSIHIYNVRVDEVKTKLKGHHKRVTGLAFSTVLNVLVSSGADSQLCVWNTDGWEKQTSRQLQIPGGRVAAPFADTHVQFHHDQKHLLVVHGTQIAIYEAPKLECLKQWGPREASGAITHAAYSCDSQTIYVTFEDGSIDILTASSLRLRCRVSPTSYLPANPKPRVYPLVVAAHPSEPNQFALGLTDGGVCVFEPLESEGKWGSAPGVEGGAGPSTSAVAAAANSTDQA
- the LOC110940331 gene encoding topless-related protein 4 isoform X2 — encoded protein: MASPLSSELVFLILQFLEEENFKETIHRLERESGFFFNMRYLEELVKNGEWDEVEKYISGYTKVEDNRYSMKIYFEIKKQKYLEALDRKDGAKALEILVKDLKVFSAFNEDLFKEITLLLTLDNFRENEQLSTYGDTNSARAIMLTELKKLIEANPVFRDKLTFPSLKSSRLRSLINQSLNWQHQLCKNPKPHPDIKTLFVDHTCGPSQPIGAHALSPVTNPLMGTVSRPPGFPPLGALFPYQTAPTAPLPSNLTGWMTNPAVARASPSSGPISLIPPNISAIPKRARTPPGNGPAVDFQSADSEHVPKRTRASGTSDEVNLTPVYVSPVGYSGQSSSSSEDLPKAVMMTLNQGSAVKSMDFHPKQQIQLLVGTNAGEFLLWDLSSREKLTQKNFKVWDLGACSMPFQTTLTNDYTASVNRVTWNPDGTFFGVAYSKNIVQIYSYHGGADIRNHLEIEAHCGSVNDLAFSYPNKTLSIVTCGDDRLIKVWNAVTGEKQNQLEGHEAPVYCVCPHFKENIQFIFSTATDGNIKAWLYDNVGSRLDYAAPGLSPSAMAYSDDGTRLFSCGTNKEGQSFMVEWNESEGAIKRMYNGLGKRANRPVQFDTTKNRYIVAGDEWLIKYWNMDNASVLLVSDAEGGLPASPCVRFNLEGILLAVSTSDNGIKILANSDGIRVLKPMENRSSAVKTSALTTSGATVTANATGGPSVMDIVTTTPPLTMTNTENQNSVERPRTGDEATDKSRMWKVTEISEPSHCRCLRFPDNTSSAMRVTRLMYTNSGHGVLALVANAVHKLWKWQKTDHNSTEKATASVAPQLWQPTSGILMTNDISDTNTEDSIACFALSRNDSYVASASGGKISLFNMMTFKTMTTFMPTPPAATFLLFHPRDNNIIAVGMDDSSIHIYNVRVDEVKTKLKGHHKRVTGLAFSTVLNVLVSSGADSQLCVWNTDGWEKQTSRQLQIPGGRVAAPFADTHVQFHHDQKHLLVVHGTQIAIYEAPKLECLKQWGPREASGAITHAAYSCDSQTIYVTFEDGSIDILTASSLRLRCRVSPTSYLPANPKPRVYPLVVAAHPSEPNQFALGLTDGGVCVFEPLESEGKWGSAPGVEGGAGPSTSAVAAAANSTDQA